From Canis aureus isolate CA01 chromosome 7, VMU_Caureus_v.1.0, whole genome shotgun sequence, a single genomic window includes:
- the BRD2 gene encoding bromodomain-containing protein 2 isoform X2, producing the protein MASVPALQLTPANPPPPEVSNPKKPGRVTNQLQYLHKVVMKALWKHQFAWPFRQPVDAVKLGLPDYHKIIKQPMDMGTIKRRLENNYYWAASECMQDFNTMFTNCYIYNKPTDDIVLMAQTLEKIFLQKVASMPQEEQELVVTIPKNSHKKGAKLAALQGSITSAHQVPAVSSVSHTALYTPPPEIPTTVLNIPHPSVISSPLLKSLHSAGPQLLAVSAAPPAQPLAKKKGVKRKADTTTPTPTAILAPGSPASPPGSLEAKAARLPPMRRESGRPIKPPRKDLPDSQQQHQSSKKGKLSEQLKHCNGILKELLSKKHAAYAWPFYKPVDASALGLHDYHDIIKHPMDLSTVKRKMENRDYRDAQEFAADVRLMFSNCYKYNPPDHDVVAMARKLQDVFEFRYAKMPDEPLEPGPLPVSTALPPGLAKSSSESSSEESSSESSSEEDEEEDEEEEEEEEESESSDSEEERAHRLAELQEQLRAVHEQLAALSQGPISKPKRKREKKEKKKKRKAEKHRGRAGVDEDDKGSRAPRPSQPKKSKKASGSGGGSAATLGPPGFGPSGGSGTKLPKKATKTAPPALPTGYDSEEEEESRPMSYDEKRQLSLDINKLPGEKLGRVVHIIQAREPSLRDSNPEEIEIDFETLKPSTLRELERYVLSCLRKKPRKPYTIKKPVGKTKEELALEKKRELEKRLQDVSGQLNSTKKPPKKASEKTESSSTQQVAVSRLSASSSSSDSSSSSSSSSSSDTSDSDSG; encoded by the exons ATGGCTTCAGTGCCAGCTTTACAACTGACCCCTGCCAACCCACCACCCCCGGAGGTGTCCAATCCCAAAAAGCCAGGACGGGTTACCAACCAGCTTCAATACCTGCACAAGGTGGTGATGAAGGCTCTGTGGAAACATCAGTTTGCATGGCCCTTTAGGCAGCCTGTGGATGCCGTCAAACTGGGTCTGCCG GATTATCACAAAATCATAAAACAGCCTATGGACATGGGTACCATTAAGAGGAGACTTGAAAACAACTATTACTGGGCTGCTTCAGAATGTATGCAGGATTTTAACACCATGTTCACCAATTGTTACATCTACAACAAG CCCACTGATGATATTGTCCTGATGGCACAAACATTGGAAAAGATCTTCCTACAGAAAGTGGCATCAATGCCACAAGAGGAACAAGAGCTTGTGGTGACCATCCCTAAGAACAGCCACAAGAAGGGGGCCAAATTAGCAG cactccAGGGCAGCATCACCAGTGCCCACCAGGTGCCGGCTGTTTCTTCTGTGTCTCACACAGCTCTATATACTCCACCACCTGAGATACCTACCACTGTCCTCAACATTCCCCACCCATCAGTCATCTCTTCTCCCCTTCTCAAGTCCTTACACTCTGCTGGACCCCAGCTCCTTGCCGTCTCTGCagctcccccagcccagccccttgCCAAG AAAAAAGGCGTAAAGCGGAAAGCAGATACTACCACACCTACTCCTACAGCCATCCTGGCTCCTGGTTCCCCAGCTAGCCCCCCTGGGAGTCTTGAGGCTAAGGCAGCACGTCTTCCCCCTATGCGTAGAGAGAGTGGCCGCCCCATCAAGCCCCCACGCAAAGACTTGCCTGACTCTCAGCAACAACACCAGAGCTCCAAGAAAGGAAAGCTGTCAGAACAGTTAAAACATTGCAATGGCATTTTGAAAGAGTTGCTCTCTAAGAAGCATGCTGCCTATGCCTGGCCTTTCTATAAACCAGTGGACGCTTCTGCTCTTGGCCTGCATGACTACCATGACATCATTAAGCACCCCATGGACCTCAGCACTGTCAAG CGGAAGATGGAGAATCGTGATTACCGGGATGCACAGGAGTTTGCTGCTGATGTGCGGCTTATGTTCTCCAACTGCTATAAGTACAATCCACCAGACCACGATGTTGTGGCCATGGCACGAAAGCTACAG GATGTATTTGAGTTCCGTTACGCCAAGATGCCGGATGAACCACTGGAACCAGGGCCTTTACCAGTCTCTACTGCCTTGCCACCTGGGTTAGCCAAATCCTCTTCAGAGTCCTCCAGCGAGGAAAGTAGCAGTGAGAGCTCTTCTGAAGAAGACGAGGAAGAAgacgaagaggaggaggaggaagaagaggagagtgaAAGCTCGGACTCCGAGGAAGAAAGGGCTCATAGACTGGCTGAACTACAGGAGCAG CTTAGGGCAGTACATGAACAACTGGCTGCCCTGTCCCAAGGCCCAATATCCAAGCCAAAgcggaagagagaaaaaaaagagaaaaagaagaaacggAAGGCAGAGAAGCATCGAGGCCGAGCTGGGGTTGATGAAGATGACAAGGGATCTCGGGCACCCCGCCCGTCTCAGCCCAAGAAGTCCAAGAAAGCGAGTGGCAGTGGGGGTGGCAGTGCTGCTACACTAGGCCCCCCTGGCTTTGGACCTTCTGGAGGAAGTGGCACCAA ACTGCCCAAAAAGGCCACAAAGAcagccccacctgccctgccTACAGGCTATGattcagaagaggaggaagaaagcagacCCATGAGTTACGATGAAAAGCGACAGTTGAGTTTGGACATCAACAAATTACCTGGGGAGAAATTGGGTCGAGTTGTGCACATAATTCAGGCCAGAGAGCCCTCTTTGCGTGACTCAAACCCAGAAGAGATTGAGATCGATTTTGAAACCCTCAAGCCATCCACGCTTAGAGAGCTTGAGCGATATGTCCTTTCCTGCTTACGAAAGAAACCTCGAAAGCCCTATA CCATTAAGAAACCTGTGGGAAAGACCAAGGAAGAGCTGGCTTTGGAAAAGAAGCGAGAACTAGAAAAGCGATTACAAGATGTTAGTGGGCAGCTCAATTCCACCAAAAAGCCCCCCAAGAAAG caagtgagaaaactgagtccTCGTCAACACAGCAAGTAGCAGTGTCACGCCTCAGCGCTTCCAGCTCCAGCTCAGattccagctcctcctcctcctcatcctcttcttCAGACACCAGTGATTCAGACTCAGGCTAA
- the BRD2 gene encoding bromodomain-containing protein 2 isoform X1: protein MLQNVTPHSKLPGEGNAGLLGLGPEAAAPGKRIRKPSLLYEGFESPTMASVPALQLTPANPPPPEVSNPKKPGRVTNQLQYLHKVVMKALWKHQFAWPFRQPVDAVKLGLPDYHKIIKQPMDMGTIKRRLENNYYWAASECMQDFNTMFTNCYIYNKPTDDIVLMAQTLEKIFLQKVASMPQEEQELVVTIPKNSHKKGAKLAALQGSITSAHQVPAVSSVSHTALYTPPPEIPTTVLNIPHPSVISSPLLKSLHSAGPQLLAVSAAPPAQPLAKKKGVKRKADTTTPTPTAILAPGSPASPPGSLEAKAARLPPMRRESGRPIKPPRKDLPDSQQQHQSSKKGKLSEQLKHCNGILKELLSKKHAAYAWPFYKPVDASALGLHDYHDIIKHPMDLSTVKRKMENRDYRDAQEFAADVRLMFSNCYKYNPPDHDVVAMARKLQDVFEFRYAKMPDEPLEPGPLPVSTALPPGLAKSSSESSSEESSSESSSEEDEEEDEEEEEEEEESESSDSEEERAHRLAELQEQLRAVHEQLAALSQGPISKPKRKREKKEKKKKRKAEKHRGRAGVDEDDKGSRAPRPSQPKKSKKASGSGGGSAATLGPPGFGPSGGSGTKLPKKATKTAPPALPTGYDSEEEEESRPMSYDEKRQLSLDINKLPGEKLGRVVHIIQAREPSLRDSNPEEIEIDFETLKPSTLRELERYVLSCLRKKPRKPYTIKKPVGKTKEELALEKKRELEKRLQDVSGQLNSTKKPPKKASEKTESSSTQQVAVSRLSASSSSSDSSSSSSSSSSSDTSDSDSG, encoded by the exons ATGCTGCAAAACGTGACTCCCCACAGCAA gctccctggggaggggaATGCAGGGTTACTGGGGCTGGGCCCAGAGGCAGCAGCACCAGGGAAAAGGATTCGGAAGCCCTCTCTGTTGTATGAGGGATTTGAGAGCCCTACAATGGCTTCAGTGCCAGCTTTACAACTGACCCCTGCCAACCCACCACCCCCGGAGGTGTCCAATCCCAAAAAGCCAGGACGGGTTACCAACCAGCTTCAATACCTGCACAAGGTGGTGATGAAGGCTCTGTGGAAACATCAGTTTGCATGGCCCTTTAGGCAGCCTGTGGATGCCGTCAAACTGGGTCTGCCG GATTATCACAAAATCATAAAACAGCCTATGGACATGGGTACCATTAAGAGGAGACTTGAAAACAACTATTACTGGGCTGCTTCAGAATGTATGCAGGATTTTAACACCATGTTCACCAATTGTTACATCTACAACAAG CCCACTGATGATATTGTCCTGATGGCACAAACATTGGAAAAGATCTTCCTACAGAAAGTGGCATCAATGCCACAAGAGGAACAAGAGCTTGTGGTGACCATCCCTAAGAACAGCCACAAGAAGGGGGCCAAATTAGCAG cactccAGGGCAGCATCACCAGTGCCCACCAGGTGCCGGCTGTTTCTTCTGTGTCTCACACAGCTCTATATACTCCACCACCTGAGATACCTACCACTGTCCTCAACATTCCCCACCCATCAGTCATCTCTTCTCCCCTTCTCAAGTCCTTACACTCTGCTGGACCCCAGCTCCTTGCCGTCTCTGCagctcccccagcccagccccttgCCAAG AAAAAAGGCGTAAAGCGGAAAGCAGATACTACCACACCTACTCCTACAGCCATCCTGGCTCCTGGTTCCCCAGCTAGCCCCCCTGGGAGTCTTGAGGCTAAGGCAGCACGTCTTCCCCCTATGCGTAGAGAGAGTGGCCGCCCCATCAAGCCCCCACGCAAAGACTTGCCTGACTCTCAGCAACAACACCAGAGCTCCAAGAAAGGAAAGCTGTCAGAACAGTTAAAACATTGCAATGGCATTTTGAAAGAGTTGCTCTCTAAGAAGCATGCTGCCTATGCCTGGCCTTTCTATAAACCAGTGGACGCTTCTGCTCTTGGCCTGCATGACTACCATGACATCATTAAGCACCCCATGGACCTCAGCACTGTCAAG CGGAAGATGGAGAATCGTGATTACCGGGATGCACAGGAGTTTGCTGCTGATGTGCGGCTTATGTTCTCCAACTGCTATAAGTACAATCCACCAGACCACGATGTTGTGGCCATGGCACGAAAGCTACAG GATGTATTTGAGTTCCGTTACGCCAAGATGCCGGATGAACCACTGGAACCAGGGCCTTTACCAGTCTCTACTGCCTTGCCACCTGGGTTAGCCAAATCCTCTTCAGAGTCCTCCAGCGAGGAAAGTAGCAGTGAGAGCTCTTCTGAAGAAGACGAGGAAGAAgacgaagaggaggaggaggaagaagaggagagtgaAAGCTCGGACTCCGAGGAAGAAAGGGCTCATAGACTGGCTGAACTACAGGAGCAG CTTAGGGCAGTACATGAACAACTGGCTGCCCTGTCCCAAGGCCCAATATCCAAGCCAAAgcggaagagagaaaaaaaagagaaaaagaagaaacggAAGGCAGAGAAGCATCGAGGCCGAGCTGGGGTTGATGAAGATGACAAGGGATCTCGGGCACCCCGCCCGTCTCAGCCCAAGAAGTCCAAGAAAGCGAGTGGCAGTGGGGGTGGCAGTGCTGCTACACTAGGCCCCCCTGGCTTTGGACCTTCTGGAGGAAGTGGCACCAA ACTGCCCAAAAAGGCCACAAAGAcagccccacctgccctgccTACAGGCTATGattcagaagaggaggaagaaagcagacCCATGAGTTACGATGAAAAGCGACAGTTGAGTTTGGACATCAACAAATTACCTGGGGAGAAATTGGGTCGAGTTGTGCACATAATTCAGGCCAGAGAGCCCTCTTTGCGTGACTCAAACCCAGAAGAGATTGAGATCGATTTTGAAACCCTCAAGCCATCCACGCTTAGAGAGCTTGAGCGATATGTCCTTTCCTGCTTACGAAAGAAACCTCGAAAGCCCTATA CCATTAAGAAACCTGTGGGAAAGACCAAGGAAGAGCTGGCTTTGGAAAAGAAGCGAGAACTAGAAAAGCGATTACAAGATGTTAGTGGGCAGCTCAATTCCACCAAAAAGCCCCCCAAGAAAG caagtgagaaaactgagtccTCGTCAACACAGCAAGTAGCAGTGTCACGCCTCAGCGCTTCCAGCTCCAGCTCAGattccagctcctcctcctcctcatcctcttcttCAGACACCAGTGATTCAGACTCAGGCTAA
- the BRD2 gene encoding bromodomain-containing protein 2 isoform X3, translated as MDMGTIKRRLENNYYWAASECMQDFNTMFTNCYIYNKPTDDIVLMAQTLEKIFLQKVASMPQEEQELVVTIPKNSHKKGAKLAALQGSITSAHQVPAVSSVSHTALYTPPPEIPTTVLNIPHPSVISSPLLKSLHSAGPQLLAVSAAPPAQPLAKKKGVKRKADTTTPTPTAILAPGSPASPPGSLEAKAARLPPMRRESGRPIKPPRKDLPDSQQQHQSSKKGKLSEQLKHCNGILKELLSKKHAAYAWPFYKPVDASALGLHDYHDIIKHPMDLSTVKRKMENRDYRDAQEFAADVRLMFSNCYKYNPPDHDVVAMARKLQDVFEFRYAKMPDEPLEPGPLPVSTALPPGLAKSSSESSSEESSSESSSEEDEEEDEEEEEEEEESESSDSEEERAHRLAELQEQLRAVHEQLAALSQGPISKPKRKREKKEKKKKRKAEKHRGRAGVDEDDKGSRAPRPSQPKKSKKASGSGGGSAATLGPPGFGPSGGSGTKLPKKATKTAPPALPTGYDSEEEEESRPMSYDEKRQLSLDINKLPGEKLGRVVHIIQAREPSLRDSNPEEIEIDFETLKPSTLRELERYVLSCLRKKPRKPYTIKKPVGKTKEELALEKKRELEKRLQDVSGQLNSTKKPPKKASEKTESSSTQQVAVSRLSASSSSSDSSSSSSSSSSSDTSDSDSG; from the exons ATGGACATGGGTACCATTAAGAGGAGACTTGAAAACAACTATTACTGGGCTGCTTCAGAATGTATGCAGGATTTTAACACCATGTTCACCAATTGTTACATCTACAACAAG CCCACTGATGATATTGTCCTGATGGCACAAACATTGGAAAAGATCTTCCTACAGAAAGTGGCATCAATGCCACAAGAGGAACAAGAGCTTGTGGTGACCATCCCTAAGAACAGCCACAAGAAGGGGGCCAAATTAGCAG cactccAGGGCAGCATCACCAGTGCCCACCAGGTGCCGGCTGTTTCTTCTGTGTCTCACACAGCTCTATATACTCCACCACCTGAGATACCTACCACTGTCCTCAACATTCCCCACCCATCAGTCATCTCTTCTCCCCTTCTCAAGTCCTTACACTCTGCTGGACCCCAGCTCCTTGCCGTCTCTGCagctcccccagcccagccccttgCCAAG AAAAAAGGCGTAAAGCGGAAAGCAGATACTACCACACCTACTCCTACAGCCATCCTGGCTCCTGGTTCCCCAGCTAGCCCCCCTGGGAGTCTTGAGGCTAAGGCAGCACGTCTTCCCCCTATGCGTAGAGAGAGTGGCCGCCCCATCAAGCCCCCACGCAAAGACTTGCCTGACTCTCAGCAACAACACCAGAGCTCCAAGAAAGGAAAGCTGTCAGAACAGTTAAAACATTGCAATGGCATTTTGAAAGAGTTGCTCTCTAAGAAGCATGCTGCCTATGCCTGGCCTTTCTATAAACCAGTGGACGCTTCTGCTCTTGGCCTGCATGACTACCATGACATCATTAAGCACCCCATGGACCTCAGCACTGTCAAG CGGAAGATGGAGAATCGTGATTACCGGGATGCACAGGAGTTTGCTGCTGATGTGCGGCTTATGTTCTCCAACTGCTATAAGTACAATCCACCAGACCACGATGTTGTGGCCATGGCACGAAAGCTACAG GATGTATTTGAGTTCCGTTACGCCAAGATGCCGGATGAACCACTGGAACCAGGGCCTTTACCAGTCTCTACTGCCTTGCCACCTGGGTTAGCCAAATCCTCTTCAGAGTCCTCCAGCGAGGAAAGTAGCAGTGAGAGCTCTTCTGAAGAAGACGAGGAAGAAgacgaagaggaggaggaggaagaagaggagagtgaAAGCTCGGACTCCGAGGAAGAAAGGGCTCATAGACTGGCTGAACTACAGGAGCAG CTTAGGGCAGTACATGAACAACTGGCTGCCCTGTCCCAAGGCCCAATATCCAAGCCAAAgcggaagagagaaaaaaaagagaaaaagaagaaacggAAGGCAGAGAAGCATCGAGGCCGAGCTGGGGTTGATGAAGATGACAAGGGATCTCGGGCACCCCGCCCGTCTCAGCCCAAGAAGTCCAAGAAAGCGAGTGGCAGTGGGGGTGGCAGTGCTGCTACACTAGGCCCCCCTGGCTTTGGACCTTCTGGAGGAAGTGGCACCAA ACTGCCCAAAAAGGCCACAAAGAcagccccacctgccctgccTACAGGCTATGattcagaagaggaggaagaaagcagacCCATGAGTTACGATGAAAAGCGACAGTTGAGTTTGGACATCAACAAATTACCTGGGGAGAAATTGGGTCGAGTTGTGCACATAATTCAGGCCAGAGAGCCCTCTTTGCGTGACTCAAACCCAGAAGAGATTGAGATCGATTTTGAAACCCTCAAGCCATCCACGCTTAGAGAGCTTGAGCGATATGTCCTTTCCTGCTTACGAAAGAAACCTCGAAAGCCCTATA CCATTAAGAAACCTGTGGGAAAGACCAAGGAAGAGCTGGCTTTGGAAAAGAAGCGAGAACTAGAAAAGCGATTACAAGATGTTAGTGGGCAGCTCAATTCCACCAAAAAGCCCCCCAAGAAAG caagtgagaaaactgagtccTCGTCAACACAGCAAGTAGCAGTGTCACGCCTCAGCGCTTCCAGCTCCAGCTCAGattccagctcctcctcctcctcatcctcttcttCAGACACCAGTGATTCAGACTCAGGCTAA